Proteins co-encoded in one Flavobacteriales bacterium genomic window:
- a CDS encoding DUF1573 domain-containing protein: MKTSNSWAKKIAILSVFAMVGGGIVYGSFKSEKSSEKVEKTIVSEKLEGVFSFEKETIDYGTIKQNSEGKRSFEFTNKGNQPILIANIKKSCGCTVTEKPTEPILPGEKGLIKVSYDTKRLGKFSKTITVISNASEPRKFLKIQGNIVK; encoded by the coding sequence ATGAAAACATCAAATTCTTGGGCGAAAAAAATCGCCATTTTATCTGTTTTTGCCATGGTGGGTGGCGGAATTGTTTATGGAAGTTTTAAGAGTGAAAAATCCTCAGAGAAAGTGGAAAAGACCATAGTTTCAGAAAAGCTCGAAGGAGTATTCTCTTTTGAGAAAGAAACCATAGACTATGGAACCATCAAGCAAAATAGCGAGGGAAAAAGAAGCTTTGAATTTACCAACAAAGGAAACCAACCCATTCTTATTGCGAATATCAAAAAAAGCTGCGGGTGTACCGTTACCGAAAAACCTACTGAACCTATTTTACCTGGGGAAAAAGGACTGATTAAGGTTTCTTATGACACCAAAAGGCTTGGAAAATTCTCCAAAACCATAACTGTTATCTCCAATGCTTCAGAACCTCGAAAATTTCTCAAAATTCAGGGGAATATTGTGAAGTAA